The genomic interval AGAGAGCTACAGTCAGCCAGCATGGCATCATCGTGGACCTCCTCAGCGGGACCGGAAATGGGAGAAAGATGGCTATAATAATACTAGGAAAAACAGCTTCCCACATTCTTCGAGGAGTAGTGGTGGATCAAGAGGTTGTTCTGGGTGGCATAAGGGTGTTGCAGGAGGCTCCTCAACTTGGTTTCACAACCATAGTAATTCTGGAGGTGGTTGGCATTCAAACAGTGGAATGGTAGATTGGAATCATAATGGTACAGGAAGGAATTCCAGTTGGCATTCTGAAGGAACAGGTGGCTTTTCCAGTCGGCATATGAACAGCAGTAACGGAAACTGGAAATCCAGTGTACGTAGCACAAATAGTTGGAATTACAATGGCCCCGGAGACAAATTTCAACCAAGCAGAAACAGAAATTCTAACTGTCAAATGGAAGACATGACTATGCTATGGAACAAGAAATCTAAGTCAAACAAATACAATCAAGAGAGATATAAGTGGCAGCGGCAAGAAAATGACAAAGTTGGTGCAGTCGCCACATACAGAGGTCCTTCTGAAGGATTTACAAGTGATAAGTTTTCTTCGGAAGGCTTACTTGACTTCAATTTTGAGCATCTGGAAAGCCAAACCACTAAACAAACAGATACGTTAGCTTCCAAAATTAGTGGGAAGAATGGCAGTGTAGCAAGGGAAAAGCTCCGTCGCTGGACTCCTTACCCTTCCCAGAAGACTCTGGATTTACAATCGGGAGTGAAAGAAGTCACTGCTAACAAGTTGGAAACGATAGATAAGCCTCTCTTTGATTTTAGCTTGATAACCACAGGAATACAAGAGTCCcaaattgatgaaagaaataattctccaacactgaaaaaaaaggaaacacatacTAGATCTCTTAATCACAAAGCCACTTCTGATTGCACTGCTTCCTATGAGGTAGTGAGAGAGTGCCCCATTATAGAAAAACCTGAACAAGAGCATACCTTAAATAAGATGCCATTGCTAAAATCCCCACTCCTTCCAATTCCAGTCACTAAATCAGCTCCTCAAAAGCAAGATTCAAAGAATCCCTCAAAAAACACCAAAacgatttctttttttcctggagaacGCTCAAACCCCTTGAACAAACCCACTGTGGAAGATAATCAAGGTTCTTACATATCCAAATTGCGAAATTCAGGTCCTCGTGTTTTAAAAGGGCATAAAAGTACATTTGGAACTCAAAGGGAACCTGATGAAAATTTAAGTGATACGTTACAAAAAGCCAAAGATGTGCTAGAGTGTAATGAGTCATTGCAAAATCCACTTATTAGTGCTTCTAAAAGGACCAGGAATTATGCAAAAGCAAGTAGGAATGTAGAAGAGTCTGAAAAAGGATCTTTGAAGATTGAGTTTCAAGTAGACGCATTAGAAGATGAAAGTGATGGAGAGATATCTGATGCAGAAAAGAATGGAACAAAAATTGGAACCCTGGGTTCTGCAACTACAGAAGTTTTATCCTGCAGTACTCATGCTGCTGATGAGAAAAGAGGGGATGACCAAAACCTGAAAACATCTAGAAAGGCATCCACTTCCCCATGTAACTCAACAGTTCACCAGAAAGAATCTGAGTTACAAATGACATCTGTAGCCAGCCCACACTCTGACTTACTGCTAGATTTGAAAACCTCTCTAGAAGATGCACAGGTTGATGACCCTGTTAAATCTCATGTATCTTATGAAACAGAAGGCTTTGAGAGTACTAGCTTGGATGCTGAGCTTCAAAAAAACGATATAGGTCAGCCCTCAGGCCCTCTCCTGCCTGAACTAAGTAAGCTTGGCTTTCCTGCCTCACTCCAGAGAGATCTAACCCGTCACATTAGCTTGAAGAGCAAAACTGGAGCACACCTTCCTGAGCCAAACCTCAATAGTGCTCGCCGCATCCGCAATATCAGTGGTCATCGAAAgagtgagacagagaaggagtCTGGGCTCAAGCCAACCCTTCGGCAGATTCTAAATGCATCTCGGAGAAATGTCAACTGGGAACAGGTCATTCAGCAAGTAACCAAGAAAAAGCAAGAGCTAGGCAAAGGCTTACCCAGGTGTGTGCCTCTTTTCAGtatccatttccctttttttcttttaaacttaccCTTTGACTCTGGTCAAGAGAATTCTCattgttaaatttaattaaatgtttgcAAAAAATATACATTGTAGATGTCTGGTTTAAATATCCAAGAGTGACTGCTACTCTATAACAAATGGAATAAAGTGTTTCCTAGCAGGGAATTCAGGTTAAAAAGAAGCACACCTACTTCTGAGAAATGAAGTAGGGACAAGGAAAAAACTTAGAAATCTAGCACTTTGGTGATAGGGGCCATAAAGTGACAACATAAAAAAAGTCAATCTATAGCCCTGTATCTATCTATAGATCTTAATGAGTGGTACAACTTTTAGGTATAACTGTTCTCATTACCTTTTACTTAGAACGTGTGGATGGTTATCCTTCTGTATTTGCTCTGGACATTGTATTTGTGATCACAAAATACTTTCTCCTAAGTACTTGTGTAATAGTTTGGCTATTCATCTTATGTTGAGGCACTAAACTTTTCTGAATGGTAAAGCAGCATTCAACATAGGTTTGCTACTTGAAAATCATCCTGCTTTATAATTACATAGCGCTCTAGGCTTAAATTTCTATCCTTGTCGAAATAACATACTTATTGtgcccccttttcttttcctgtaacttGTGAGTATCATTGAGATTATAAAGTTCTTAGCATGGTGTCTGCTGCttgtaaatgcttaataaacatttttgtttattttttatttgttgttaaaaATTACGTATTTATTATTGTTGATTTAGAGCTCCATATTAAATAAAACCCTCAGTTTTTATTCCCTCCTTTTCTATATAGCTGTCTACAGATATCTAATTTGGTACTTGTTACATTATAATACTTACAATAGAGTTAACTTACTTTATGTTTAGAAGTCTTAATGCTCCTTGAGGTCAGAAACCATCTATTTATATTTGTAACCTCAGTGCTTAACAGAGTCTGGCACATTAAGTGGTGCCCCCTCTCCCAACCATGTctgattaattatttttctttttctttctttctcgaGGTTTGGCATCGAAATGGTGCCTCTAGTTCAAAATGAACAGGAGGTCTTGGATTTGGATGGGGAGCCTGATCTGTCCAGTCTAGAAGGATTCCAGTGGGAAggtgtttccatttcttcatcccCTGGGTTGGCAAGGAAGCGAAGCCTTTCAGAGAGCAGTGTGATCATGGACAGGACTCCTTCTGTGTTTAGCTTCTTCAGTGAGGAAGGTACAGGCAAAGAAAATGAGCCCCAGCAGATTTTTTCACCTAATAACTCATTGAGGTCTGCACAGAGTCAAAAAACAACCATGAGCCTTAAGCAGGAAGTGACACCTCTAGTTGCCTCCGTAAGAACAGATGAAAGAGTTGAAAATGTTGCTACTCGAAGGCGACATAGTGCTCAATTATCATCTGACCATACGATACCTTTGATGCATTTGGCAAAAGACCTGCACAGCCAGGAGAGCTCTACACCACTTTCAGAGAATCGCAATGCCCAGGAGAGTAATGGAGAAGGAAACTCTTTATCATCAAATGCATCCTTAGCCCTTGCAATCTCCAGTTTGACAGATGCAGCCACAGACAGTAGCTGTACTTCTGGTGCTGAACAAAATGATGTCCAGAATATTAGAAAGAAACGAAGAGCCACTGGAGTGAGTATGATTCCTGTGCTTTTTGTAGAACATTTCATGAGGTGACTTGGCCTTAATTAGAAAGacttaactttaatttttcttgggtATCTGGGGTTGTGGTTCTCCCTACTCTGGAATAAAAGATTTCTGAAGCTTACTCTTAACTTTCATATTCTTATCCTACTGGTTTCTTTAACTGAGTAACTCTAATAAGTTAGATGTAATTGAATATGAATGTATAGTACTAGGAAAATATGAAGTCATCTCTAAAACTAGTATCTAAGCCAATGATTCTTTGTATCACCTGATCAAGGAATGAGCCACATCTTCAGCTGTAACTTTATCTGTTTTCATGATGCATTCTGTACTGCTGCTGAAGAAAGGTACTCTAGTGTTGCATTTGTAGGGCATGTATGCTTGTCGGACCCAGGACTACTAGGCTTAACACTAAGGTAGTTTTATACTATGAGAGTACATCTATATGAGCATAGTCTTAGTCTCTGTTACTCTATCTTTTGTACTTAAGTTACCCAGCCTGTTCTTTTTAGAATCCATTACTTCACTGATACTTCTCTTTTGGCACCTCTGATATTAATATTGCCTAACCCTTTCAGGAACCCTTTCTGAAAAGAAAGAGTTGCTGGTGGTAATATAGTCTGGAATCGACACTGTGTGAAAATGGGCTGTTTCCTTTAATATTGGGACAATATAACAAAGTAGTTATTCCAACTCTGCTCCTTTGAGCTAGATGCTGTAGTGGATATTATTGGATGAGAGATTGTCTTATGACAAAGCTAATATCTTGGGGCTTGTCTCAGGCTGTTGAGTTTTTTGTTGTAAAGATTTTCTTGCTGAATTCTAAAGTAGAAACTATGAAATCAGATACACGTATTATTAGCTTTTACCAAGGTGATATGCTTTGCCTAAGCCCTGTGGGATTAGCATCCCTCTAGGATGCTAGGGAGGTATTTGACCttggattgtatttttttttaaatcagatacattcattcaactaatatgaGTTCATACCATGTTCATGAGACTCCTACTGCCCTGTTAGAGATGGTAGCAATAATGAAGAATAATGTATGACTGTCTTAGAACTGGTTCTCTTTTTCCCCTCCTGGATAATGGcctttacatatttaatattattcaattttcattatctccttagGATGGATCTTCTCCTGAACTCCcaagtcttgagagaaaaaataaaagaaggaaaattaaaggaaagaaaggtatAGTATAGAATATTCTGGCAGAAAGAAATTGTTCTTACAGCAATTCAGCCTTTTTACAACTTGATACAGAGTGTAGCTTATCAAACATGGaatgcccatttatttatttatttatatttgatatttttgtcgTCTTGCTTAAGGGCATAGAAAATGTTTGATTTCCTACTATATCCAGGTGCAGGTGTAGAAGAAATATATGATGCCACCTAGACCTGAAAGCTAAAGTTAATATATATCTTGGACACATTGAATTCAGTGTATAGCTAGAAAGTGTCATTGGGCCTTTTCAGTGGGGTGAAGAGGAATAGGACATTTAGTAAAAATTTTATCCCTCTTGGTCATTTATAGCCATTTCTCTCACTTTCCATTTTTGAGGCATCTTGGTTGCTCTTCTCATGTGAGTTAAGTAGAGAAGTTATTAGTGTGGCTCCCTGACTGATATGCTTCTATGACTCTTGCCTTCCACTGACTCTAACACCCTTAGGGTATAAGGGCTAGTGCAGGAAGTGATTGGATGAACTTTTGGTGATTGGATGTGATAGATAAGGTGGGAGTCAAGGGTGACCTCATTTTCTGGCTGTGGCAATTGGGTGGATGATGGCATTATTTGTAGAGCTAGAAAATTCCATGAGAGTTGCAGGTTGAGGGTAGAGGAAGATGGTGAGTTCCCTTTTGGATCCCTTGAGTTAAAGGACTTTAGAGACACCTAGGTAGAGGTATCAAGTTGGTAGTTGGATATGTGGGTCTGGAGTTTAGGGGAGAGGTCTTGGAGTATTGAATGGGAAAGAGGCAAACATAAAGATGACAAATACGTGCACATAgtagaacattttatttaaagtaactTAAGTGTACTGTTTCAAAGCTATATTTTCTTCAGGATGCCTTTTGTAATAAAGAGAACTACTTTAAATTAACAGACTAAAAAAATATGAATCGGGAAGAGAGCGCAAGCAGTTCAGGTTTGGGGCCCAATCTAAGCCAAAGCCTTGGGTGAAGAGGGTAGTAGATAAAGGAACATGGGAAATGAAACCTAGAAGAGTTGATTTGCCTGGGGCAGAGATTTTGCTTGGAAGGGTCATGGTGGAAGATGGTGATTTGGTAAATTGGTACCATATGGTGGTACGCTTGAAACCATGAGGCTTGGTTTCTGACAACATCAGGCTTGACTACATGATTTGTAAAATTTGATGAGTCTCCTTCCATTGACCTAGTGGGGAGAAAATAAAGGCCTGTCCTAGACAATTGATGCAGTTCCATCTTCTGAGGAACTGTATTATTAAAGAGAAATCTCCAGTATTAAACTGAACCTTATGGTTTCTTTTGACAGAACGTTCTCAGGTTGACCAGCTGCTGCATATTTCTTTAAGGGAGGAAGAACTAAGCAAATCATTGCAGTGCATGGATAACAACCTTCTGCAAGCCCGTGCAGCTCTTCAGACAGCTTATGTTGAAGTTCAGAGGCTACTTATGCTCAAGCAGCAGGTAGTAGCAGATGGAATGTCTAGTGAAAATGGATCATCTTGAAGTTGGATTTAAAAATGCTtaacaaaatactttatttttagataaCTATGGAGATGAGTGCCCTGAGGACCCATAGAATACAGATTCTACAGGGATTACAAGGTATTCAGAGAATCTGATGGATTGGACCCTCTGTAACTTGTTACTTTTTGGTTCTCTGTGGAGGGGAATTAAAGTAGTTATGAAAAAGTTAATATGATTTTTCTCGtgtctccttggttttatccttcTATAGAAAGGCCTGTGAGACTGTACATCCCCAAAATGCTTAGCAGTGGAGATAATGTTACAGAAAGAGTCCTAGGTTAGGAATCCCAAGACTAGGGTTCAAATTTTGTCTCTTCTGTTAGTACCGATGTGACTTTGGATCAGTcacttaaaatcagaaaaattagaaTGTTAATGCCTGTTCTGTCTGTATCTTTggtggttatatatatatattatataatatatatataatatattatagcttatataataatctattttaaagaattatgagggttttaaaaattctcttgtaatctttaaaaatacaaattggcTCAGAAATGAGTGGCTTTTCAGATAACATTTTTGCATTTGTGTATGTTTCCCATTCTAGAAACATATGAACCTTCTGAGCGTCCAGACCAGGTTCCCTGTAACCTTACACGAGAACAAAGGAACATTAGATCTCAAACATCTGCTGATGCCACACTGCTGCCTACTCCTTTTTTCCCGGTTTTCCTGGAGGCTTCATCTTCCCATGTGTCTCCATCATCCACTGGAGCCCCTCTCCAAGGAATCACATCTACTTTCCAAGCCCATGGCAGTGTTCCTGCTCCAGACTCATCAGTTCAGATTAAACaagaacccatgtctcctgaaCAAGATGAGAATGTGAATGATGTGTCACAAGGCTCTGCTTGCAATGTGTCCAAGGAATTACTGCAAGCTAATAGTATGTAAACTTTTCTCTGGGTTAAGGGCAACCCTGTAGTGGGTCTACGGCAATTTTATATCAGTGATGTAACATCATACTTGCCCATTAAAACTGAAGTTATTACAGTTTTTCTTGAAGTTTTCTTATTTAGGAAGATTATTTAAATATTGGTaacctttttctaattttctctaaTGTAGGATTACTGAAGTGACTTTGGATTAGCACTTAACAGGTTTCATTTATTAGGATTGGTgcagaattatttgttttttgtgagATAAATGGCATTGAAGTTGTTTAGTCAATTTTCTAGATAAGATATATCCTCTGAATTTCTTATTACTTAACTATCTTTATCATTTCAAGTACAAACTAGGGTTAATATAGACCTGAGGAGCAGGTGGCCATGATGAAAGGCAGAGGGCTCTGGGGTTTGGAATCATCTAATAGAAACTTGGGTGGTTTTGAGAAATAGTCAGGGTTTTTACTCTCTTCATAAAATAATTCTTACCTAGTTACCATTTGAGAATAACTTCCAAGCTATTTAAAATCTCACCTGAAGTTTGCATAACCACAGTGGTGCTACACTGAAAATTAAGTAAGAAgcaaacagggacttccttggtggtccagtgggtaaggactccatgctcccaatgtaaggcacctgggttcgattcctggttggggaactagatcccccatgcatgccacaactaagaagtctgcatgctgcaactaagaagtccgcatgctgcaactaagaagcccgcatgctgcaactaagaagcctgtgagctgcaactaaagatcccacctgctgcaactaagacccgacacagcctaaataaataaataaataaataaatattaaaatgaaagaagcaaactgatattgtgtgatttttttttttgagcaaaaacaaaaagtctgAAGAATTATCCTACATTTTGCTATCTGTTGCAACACTAATCATTGATATCTACATCAAATGTATATTATCTTTCATATtgaattatgttatttttatatggGTACTATTTAGCATTTTCAAAAAACTAgtagtatttttttcaaaaatagcttgtattttatttccttttctgattgcAAAACTAATTCatgttcattgtaaaaaattGGGGAACTATAAAAATGTggatttgttattttgttatatatttcagtcttttaaaactataaatgttTATGTGTTTACACGAGACTTTATACAAAGGACAAGTCATAGTCTGttataacttgattttttttcccatttaattatCATGATCATTTTCCTGtgtcataaaaataattcatctaAAACACTTTTACTAGTTGTATAATATTTCAGAAGTTGCATAATCTGAATATACaataatttatataatctttgaatatttacattttttcctttttttgtattctGTATAACGCTGCATTGTATATGTCTTTGAGTATGTCTGTGAttatttcatcagtttaaattTCTAGACATGAAATAACTAAGTcaaagaaaatagacattttaagtCAGCTGACTTTTTAACTGCTAGCATGTAGCTAAATTGGATGATATACAGGTAAAATGCATAATGAAAACTTCTAAGAAATAAAGGTGAAAGCACTTTAGCTAAATAGATATTTAAGTGTCTACTAAGAGTAAAACACATTGTTAAATATGTGGACATttcaaacaagaaagaaaaaagatcaataGAAACAATCCCTGCCCATAAAAGGAGCTTTTGTAGGGTATGAGACATGCATGTAATTTGTGAGATTAATGCAAGGCAAAGTATATAAATACTGTAATAGAAATATGTGTAGGTTATGGGAAGCTGAGGGGTGAGATAACTAAACCATGACTGTTAAAGTTGTTAACATATCGAAATGTCATTATTTGGTATAAGTTCAATCAGTGATAACTGTAGTTTATGACTACAAATACCAGACACAAAAACGAtggaataattctttttttccttctcaattcAGGAGAGATCAGTGACAGTAGTCCAGTTTATCCAGTTATCACTGCAGCATTGTCCTTATCAGAGCTAACAGAGAGATTCCATGAGCCTAGCCAAGAACTGAAGTTTTCTGTGGAGCAAGGAAATACCAGAAACAGAGGGAACAATCCCTCTTCCCAATCAGCTTGTCTTACTAGCATAAATAAAGAAGGTGAAGAGCCAAACAGAGGCAACAGCGGGTCTGAAGCCTGTACCAGTTCTTTTCCAAGATTGTCCTTTGCTTCAGAAACCCCTTTAGAGAAAGAGCCCCACTCTCCAGCTGACCATCCAGAACAGCAGGCAGAGTCCACTCTGACATCAGCTGAAGCTAGggggaacaagaaaaagaagaaacttaggaagaagaaaactctGCGGGCTGCCCGTGTTCCTGAGAACAGTGACACTGAACAGGATATATTTACTGCTAAACCTGTAAGGAAAGTAAAAACTGGAAAGTCCACTAAAGGGGGGAAAGTGACAACCTCCACCTGGGAAGATAGCAGAACTGGTCCAGAACAAGAGAGTGTCAGAGATGAACCAGATAGTGACTCGTCTCTGGAAGTCCTAGAAATTCCTAATCCTCAGTTAGAAGTGGTAGCCATTGAGTCTTCTGAATCTGGAGAAGAGAAACCAGACAGCCCATCTAAAAAGGATATTCGGAACTCCACAGAGCTAAACTCATTAGAAACTTCTCGCTCTGGTTGTGATGAAGTTAGCTCTACCAGTGAGATTGGCTCCCGTTATAAAGATGGCATCCCTGTAAGGTAAGGACACTGTGTTGGTCCAATCAGAACAGCTTTCACCATTCTATTCTTGAAAAATAGAACTTTTTGTtctgaatcagaatttttttaGAGTCACATTTATAGAAAATCAGTAGGGATAATGGGTATGGAAGAATCAAACCTTAGCAAtggagattttctgttttctcatttgtgttgtaaatatttactgtacttttatttcctttcatataGAAATTTCAGATGGAGAAACCGATCTCTTATATCATTGCTATTTTGTCCATTGTTTAGAACAATCTTTTGAGTCAGGAAACTATAAGTTTTACTGCCTGTCCTGTTCACACAGATGCTAAGAAGacttttgctattattttgtagTGTGGCAGAAACTCAGACTGTGATCTCCTCCATAAAAGGATCAAAGAACTCTTCAGGTATTTGGttgttcagttttatttaaattaatcacAGAAAAAAAGTATTGTAAATATTAGAGCCAGGGTTTAAATCTACTTAAATATGCTTATACAATAGGAGGTGGGGACTGGGCTTGTTACCAAGAGGATAGCTTTGACCAGCAGTTATGGTATCCCTAAATCCTCAAATCCTGGCATTTCAGTTTCTTACTCCCATCTCTCTTACCTGGCTGTCTTACGTGTTCAACTAATTAGTATAGTTGGCCTTCTGTGTCTTCGGTTCCACATCTATATGGCTTCAACTAACTGCAGATCGTGTAAtatgcatttattgaaaaaaaaaaaaaactcgtgtgtaagtggacctgcacaattcaaaccatgttgttcaagggtcagctgtaaaAAGGAGGATGTGTataggttatatacaaatactacgccgttttatataagggacttgagcatctgtggattttggtgtTGAGGGGGGAAGTCCTGAAACCAGTCCCCtttggataccaagggacaattGTATTAGGTTTTGTTGGCTCTGGGGGATTTTGCTTTGAGAAGgaactacttaaaaaataatgccTTACTCAACAAAATAACTGGCAGCAGAGGAAACTGGTTGTGGAAAGATACTTGGTGCCTTATGGGTATCACTCAAAGCTCACTATATAAGTATCTTGTTCCGAAGTGAAAGGTCTTCCCTGCCTTTTCTTATTACGAAATCTTCATAGTGAAGATCACTAATGAAAATGTGGTGTTTTGCTGGGGGAACTAGGCTTTAAGGAGAATCCAGTGAGCACTTTTTCGtaatggtttaaattttttagtaTCTTTTGAGACACAAGCAGACACATCTCTGAAACATATTCTTGTTTTCTAGAAATATCTTCAGAGCCAGGAGATGATGATGAGCCCACAGAAGGGAGCTTTGAGGGGCACCAAGCTGCAGTGAATGCAATTCAGATATTTGGGAATTTACTGTATACCTGTTCAGCAGATAAAACTGTTCGAGTTTATAATCTCGTGGTAAGTTGATACATCAATTTGCATATTTTTGCTTGGTTGCAGGTTTTAGAAACTTCAGCTGACTCTCTTTTAGACTAGGAGTTTCTTTGCTGTCCAGACATGGAGTGGGCTTTAGACTAACTTTAGATACAGTTGATCCAGTGTCTCAGTGGGGTCACTGGagacttaatttctttctttatctccaTTCTGCCTTCTCTGGTATCACCTTTTCCTAAAGCAAGTTATCCTCCTGCTCACAGATAGATGTCAGTAGCCACAGGGgtttcttttccctcccaccaCCAAAAGAGGGTCCTGTGCTTTCCTGTCTGAACAATCACTTGGCAAAAGGAACTGGGATTATAACAATAGGCTTGCGACAGTCAGGTCCCAGCCCTGGAGTTGATGCTGAGATCTGTCACATAGCTGCTACATAATAGAGAAGGGATAGAGTGAGTACTGGGGAAGTAGTCAATATAAGAGGAGGCATTTTCCCTGAGAGTTGATTAATTATCCCGGTTATTAAGAagagcaacagggcttccctggtggcgcagtggttgagagtccgcctgctgatgcagggggcgcgggttcgtgccctggtctgggaggatcccacataccgcggagcagctgggcccgtgagccatggccgctgagcctgcgcgtccggagcctgtgctccgcaacgggagaggccacgacagtgagaggcccacgtaccaNNNNNNNNNNNNNNNNNNNNNNNNNNNNNNNNNNNNNNNNNNNNNNNNNNNNNNNNNNNNNNNNNNNNNNNNNNNNNNNNNNNNNNNNNNNNNNNNNNNNNNNNNNNNNNNNNNNNNNNNNNNNNNNNNNNNNNNNNNNNNNNNNNNNNNNNNNNNNNNNNNNNNNNNNNNNNNNNNNNNNNNNNNNNNNNNNNNNNNNNNNNNNNNNNNNNNNNNNNNNNNNNNNNNNNNNNNNNNNNNNNNNNNNNNNNNNNNNNNNNNNNNNNNNNNNNNNNNNNNNNNNNNNNNNNNNNNNNNNNNNNNNNNNNNNNNNNNNNNNNNNNNNNNNNNNNNNNNNNNNNNNNNNNNNNNNNNNNNNNNNNNNNNNNNNNNNNNNNNNNNNNNNNNNNNNNNgttgagggtccgcctgccgatgcaggggacacgggttcgtgccccggtccgggaggatcccacataccgcggagcagctgggcccgtgagccatggccgctgagcctgcgcgtccggagcctgtgctccgcaacgggagaggccacgacagtgagaggcccacgtaccacaaaaaaaaaaagaagagcaacgGTCTTCCACTACCCCACACTTAGGATAATCTGATGCTCATTACTCTCAATTTTCATAGAATGGACTTTTGAGTTTTGAGTCTGGTATGTGTCAAACTAATTCTGTTTATCCACAACGATAGCCAAGAAACTTTAGGAACACTATGTTCGAACAAATATGGTGAAAGTATTTGAAATTGATGAAGTCCTTGAAAATCAAAAGATTAG from Physeter macrocephalus isolate SW-GA chromosome 11, ASM283717v5, whole genome shotgun sequence carries:
- the ZNF106 gene encoding zinc finger protein 106 isoform X2, with product MTLSASDLVTMARERKCILCHIVYSSKKEMDEHMRSMLHHRELENLKGRDSSHECRVCGVTEVGLSAYAKHISGQLHKDNVDAQEREDDGKEEEEEDYFDKELVQLIKQRKEQSRQDEPSNSSQEINSDDRRSQRRREDRIPYQDRESYSQPAWHHRGPPQRDRKWEKDGYNNTRKNSFPHSSRSSGGSRGCSGWHKGVAGGSSTWFHNHSNSGGGWHSNSGMVDWNHNGTGRNSSWHSEGTGGFSSRHMNSSNGNWKSSVRSTNSWNYNGPGDKFQPSRNRNSNCQMEDMTMLWNKKSKSNKYNQERYKWQRQENDKVGAVATYRGPSEGFTSDKFSSEGLLDFNFEHLESQTTKQTDTLASKISGKNGSVAREKLRRWTPYPSQKTLDLQSGVKEVTANKLETIDKPLFDFSLITTGIQESQIDERNNSPTLKKKETHTRSLNHKATSDCTASYEVVRECPIIEKPEQEHTLNKMPLLKSPLLPIPVTKSAPQKQDSKNPSKNTKTISFFPGERSNPLNKPTVEDNQGSYISKLRNSGPRVLKGHKSTFGTQREPDENLSDTLQKAKDVLECNESLQNPLISASKRTRNYAKASRNVEESEKGSLKIEFQVDALEDESDGEISDAEKNGTKIGTLGSATTEVLSCSTHAADEKRGDDQNLKTSRKASTSPCNSTVHQKESELQMTSVASPHSDLLLDLKTSLEDAQVDDPVKSHVSYETEGFESTSLDAELQKNDIGQPSGPLLPELSKLGFPASLQRDLTRHISLKSKTGAHLPEPNLNSARRIRNISGHRKSETEKESGLKPTLRQILNASRRNVNWEQVIQQVTKKKQELGKGLPRFGIEMVPLVQNEQEVLDLDGEPDLSSLEGFQWEGVSISSSPGLARKRSLSESSVIMDRTPSVFSFFSEEGTGKENEPQQIFSPNNSLRSAQSQKTTMSLKQEVTPLVASVRTDERVENVATRRRHSAQLSSDHTIPLMHLAKDLHSQESSTPLSENRNAQESNGEGNSLSSNASLALAISSLTDAATDSSCTSGAEQNDVQNIRKKRRATGDGSSPELPSLERKNKRRKIKGKKERSQVDQLLHISLREEELSKSLQCMDNNLLQARAALQTAYVEVQRLLMLKQQITMEMSALRTHRIQILQGLQETYEPSERPDQVPCNLTREQRNIRSQTSADATLLPTPFFPVFLEASSSHVSPSSTGAPLQGITSTFQAHGSVPAPDSSVQIKQEPMSPEQDENVNDVSQGSACNVSKELLQANREISDSSPVYPVITAALSLSELTERFHEPSQELKFSVEQGNTRNRGNNPSSQSACLTSINKEGEEPNRGNSGSEACTSSFPRLSFASETPLEKEPHSPADHPEQQAESTLTSAEARGNKKKKKLRKKKTLRAARVPENSDTEQDIFTAKPVRKVKTGKSTKGGKVTTSTWEDSRTGPEQESVRDEPDSDSSLEVLEIPNPQLEVVAIESSESGEEKPDSPSKKDIRNSTELNSLETSRSGCDEVSSTSEIGSRYKDGIPVSVAETQTVISSIKGSKNSSEISSEPGDDDEPTEGSFEGHQAAVNAIQIFGNLLYTCSADKTVRVYNLVSRKYIGVFEGHTSKVNCLLVTQTSGKNASLYTGSSDHTIRCYNVKTRECVEQLQLEDRVLCLHSRWRILYAGLANGTVVTFNIKNNKRLEIFECHGPRAVSCLATAQEGARKLLVVGSYDCTISVRDARNGLLLRTLEGHSKTILCMKVVNDLVFSGSSDQSVHAHNIHTGELVRIYKGHNHAVTVVNILGKVMVTACLDKFVRVYELQSHDRLQVYGGHKDMIMCMTIHKSMIYTGCYDGSIQAVRLNLMQNYRCWWHGCSLIFGVIDHLKQHLLTDHTNPNFQTLKCRWKNCDAFFTARKGSKQDAAGHIERHAEDDSKIDS